The following proteins come from a genomic window of Flavobacterium crocinum:
- a CDS encoding SDR family oxidoreductase: MSKTIFITGTSSGFGKLTAITLANAGHSVIAGMRNTTSKNAEAANELSKLSNIEVVDIDITDDASVNEAFQKVLIKYGKIDVLINNAAVSGFGLLEGYSIDQVRKMFEVNVYSVLRTYQAVLPSMRKEKNGLIINITTGASGHTLPFMIPYIASKLVVESFTEGLQDELADYGIENVSIQPGVYPTEMNNGSKAGINADKQEIIDQYGSAATDKFNALGTALFGKMAQFDMNPQTIADGILELVNMKKGERPLRFPLDAIAQGTDKEFIEARAAIKAKWLAAYSN, from the coding sequence ATGTCAAAAACAATTTTCATTACAGGTACAAGTTCAGGATTTGGAAAACTTACAGCTATAACATTGGCAAATGCGGGTCATTCAGTAATCGCAGGAATGCGTAATACAACAAGTAAAAATGCAGAAGCAGCAAACGAACTTTCAAAGCTTTCAAATATTGAGGTAGTAGATATCGATATTACAGATGATGCTTCTGTAAACGAAGCTTTTCAAAAGGTACTTATTAAATACGGAAAAATCGATGTATTAATTAATAATGCAGCAGTAAGCGGTTTTGGTTTGTTAGAAGGTTATTCGATCGATCAGGTACGCAAGATGTTTGAAGTAAATGTTTATAGTGTTCTACGCACTTATCAGGCAGTTCTTCCTTCTATGAGAAAAGAAAAAAACGGACTTATTATTAACATCACTACTGGAGCAAGCGGACATACACTTCCGTTTATGATTCCGTACATCGCTTCAAAATTAGTAGTAGAAAGTTTTACTGAAGGCTTACAAGATGAGTTAGCAGATTACGGAATTGAAAATGTGAGCATTCAGCCAGGTGTTTATCCTACTGAGATGAATAACGGTTCAAAAGCAGGTATCAATGCTGATAAACAAGAAATAATTGATCAATATGGAAGTGCTGCAACAGATAAATTTAATGCTTTAGGCACAGCTTTATTTGGAAAAATGGCTCAGTTTGATATGAATCCGCAGACTATTGCAGATGGAATTCTGGAATTGGTTAATATGAAAAAAGGAGAGAGACCACTTCGTTTTCCACTTGATGCCATTGCACAGGGAACAGATAAAGAATTTATCGAAGCTCGTGCGGCTATTAAAGCAAAATGGTTAGCGGCTTACAGTAATTAA
- a CDS encoding polysaccharide deacetylase family protein encodes MKVFFIRTMLFLMFLTIFSCDTKKEKPEPKPYKAGVILSFDDAYVDEWAEADSVLKKYKWRATFNVCRIDSIGAPEIKKLLEMQKYGHEIAGHGYHHYNAVKFVQQNGIDAYMKQEIDPMIVSMKKKGFKVTSFAYPYGERSEELDKALSPDFKIIRGRAFGGEIPEKQDSYFNNSKIVFAFDIDNSHIHFSIPYLLELLDYAKKNNKILILCSHKPVKNVTENYQTKIETLEFVCKYMKLNDLKFYTLSDLDDLIYKK; translated from the coding sequence ATGAAGGTATTTTTTATTAGAACAATGTTGTTTTTAATGTTCTTAACTATTTTTTCCTGTGATACCAAAAAAGAAAAACCGGAACCAAAGCCATATAAAGCAGGTGTAATTTTATCTTTTGACGACGCTTATGTCGATGAATGGGCTGAAGCAGATAGTGTACTGAAAAAATACAAATGGAGAGCTACGTTTAATGTCTGCAGGATAGATTCTATTGGAGCTCCTGAAATTAAAAAGCTTCTTGAAATGCAAAAATATGGTCACGAAATTGCAGGTCACGGATATCACCATTACAATGCCGTAAAATTTGTACAGCAAAATGGAATAGATGCTTATATGAAACAAGAAATAGATCCTATGATTGTTTCTATGAAAAAGAAAGGATTTAAAGTGACTTCTTTTGCTTATCCTTACGGTGAGAGATCAGAAGAACTGGACAAAGCTTTGTCTCCGGATTTTAAAATAATTAGAGGAAGAGCCTTTGGAGGTGAAATTCCGGAAAAGCAAGACAGTTATTTTAATAATTCAAAAATTGTATTTGCTTTTGATATTGACAATAGTCACATTCATTTTAGCATTCCATACCTTTTAGAATTACTGGATTATGCTAAAAAAAATAATAAAATTCTGATTTTATGCAGTCATAAACCAGTTAAAAATGTAACCGAAAATTATCAGACCAAAATTGAAACCTTGGAATTTGTTTGTAAATACATGAAACTTAATGATCTTAAATTTTATACTTTGTCAGATTTAGATGATTTGATTTATAAAAAATAA
- a CDS encoding bestrophin family protein — MIIKKKTNWFKMLFEWNGSVLPQLLPRLLLLLLFSLAVVCFKPFLLEHNLHINPAAFTLFGITLAIFLGFRNNVSYDRFWEGRKLWGALLNDTRSLARQSISLINDKEYETKRDEFTNLLIAFVYSLKHQLRHTDSEEDLKRLLENEFAESLKEVRYKPIIILRELGNWIKKAKADGKIDSVTQLAFEENLNKLSDIVGGCERIASTPIPYTYSVLLHRTVYIYCFMLPFGFVETLGWITPFIIVFIAYTFVALEAIADELEDPFGKQPNDLALDTMAEMIENTLLELNDKKINPLKTNSDYYIT; from the coding sequence ATGATTATCAAGAAAAAAACGAATTGGTTCAAAATGCTCTTTGAGTGGAATGGCTCTGTTTTACCACAATTACTTCCTAGACTTCTGTTATTACTTTTGTTTTCTCTTGCTGTGGTCTGTTTTAAACCCTTTTTATTAGAACATAATCTGCACATCAATCCGGCTGCTTTTACGTTATTCGGAATAACGCTTGCTATATTTCTTGGCTTTAGAAACAATGTAAGTTATGATCGTTTTTGGGAAGGAAGAAAACTTTGGGGCGCACTTCTCAATGATACCCGTTCCCTTGCCAGACAAAGCATTTCTCTTATTAATGATAAAGAATACGAAACGAAACGCGATGAGTTTACAAATCTTCTTATCGCCTTTGTTTACAGTTTAAAGCATCAGCTTAGACATACTGATTCTGAAGAAGATTTAAAACGATTACTTGAAAATGAATTTGCTGAAAGTCTAAAAGAAGTTCGGTACAAACCAATCATCATTTTAAGAGAACTCGGAAACTGGATCAAAAAAGCAAAAGCAGATGGTAAAATTGACAGCGTAACACAATTGGCTTTTGAAGAAAATCTGAACAAACTTTCAGATATCGTAGGCGGATGCGAACGAATTGCCAGCACTCCTATTCCTTATACTTATAGTGTATTATTGCATCGCACCGTTTATATTTATTGTTTTATGCTTCCATTTGGATTCGTTGAAACATTAGGCTGGATTACGCCGTTTATCATTGTATTTATTGCCTACACTTTTGTTGCACTCGAAGCCATCGCCGATGAACTGGAAGATCCGTTTGGTAAACAACCCAATGACCTTGCTTTGGATACGATGGCCGAAATGATCGAAAATACATTGTTGGAATTAAATGATAAAAAAATTAATCCGTTAAAAACAAATAGTGATTATTATATTACTTAA
- a CDS encoding Crp/Fnr family transcriptional regulator, translating into MYEIFQKYLDDKVTLTQSESDYIQSFAIIKKLRKRQYLLQEGDIWKYDAFITKGCLRTYSVDEKGSEHVNSFSIENWWTGDRESLLLQQPSRFNIDAIEDSELVLFTHENFEMLCHEIPAFNNMVNTILQKSFIAAQNRIQASLSFTAEEKYLNFITKYPGFASRIPQTMIASYLGMTPETLSRIRKQTAKK; encoded by the coding sequence ATGTATGAAATATTCCAAAAATATCTGGACGATAAAGTAACACTGACACAGTCAGAATCTGATTATATTCAATCCTTTGCTATTATTAAAAAACTTCGTAAAAGACAATATCTGCTGCAGGAAGGTGATATTTGGAAATACGATGCTTTTATAACAAAAGGCTGTCTTCGAACTTATTCTGTTGATGAAAAAGGAAGCGAGCATGTCAATAGTTTCAGTATCGAGAATTGGTGGACAGGAGACAGAGAGAGTCTGTTATTGCAGCAACCATCACGTTTTAATATCGATGCTATTGAAGATAGCGAATTAGTATTGTTTACGCATGAGAATTTTGAAATGCTTTGTCATGAAATTCCAGCTTTTAATAATATGGTAAATACAATTCTTCAAAAAAGTTTTATTGCGGCTCAAAACCGAATTCAGGCATCACTGAGTTTTACAGCAGAAGAAAAGTATTTAAACTTTATAACAAAATACCCGGGATTTGCTTCGCGAATACCACAAACAATGATTGCATCGTATCTCGGAATGACACCGGAAACTTTAAGTCGTATAAGGAAACAAACCGCAAAAAAATAA
- a CDS encoding SDR family NAD(P)-dependent oxidoreductase: MNLKLEGKRAFISGSTQGIGYAIAQQLLAENAEVIINGRNEEKTKLAVQKLQSEFPDAKISGIKADFGKKEEVANLLNQLNDIDILINNVGIFDLKNFEDIEEEDWYKIFEINVLSGIRLSKKLLPQMLEKKTGRIIFISSESGVNIPGNMIHYGMTKAAMTAVSNGLSKLTIGTEVTVNTILGGPTYSDGVASTIEQIASMQNIETEQMKNIIMQQTNPHSLLQRFINPNEIASLAVYLSSPLAVATNGSSLRADGGVLKTI; this comes from the coding sequence ATGAATTTAAAATTAGAAGGAAAAAGAGCTTTTATCAGTGGTTCAACACAAGGAATTGGGTACGCGATTGCACAGCAATTATTAGCTGAAAACGCAGAAGTAATTATCAATGGCAGAAATGAAGAAAAAACAAAACTGGCTGTTCAAAAATTACAATCTGAATTTCCTGATGCAAAAATCTCAGGCATTAAAGCTGATTTTGGAAAGAAAGAGGAAGTAGCCAACTTATTAAACCAGTTAAATGATATTGATATCTTAATTAATAACGTTGGAATATTCGATTTAAAAAATTTCGAAGACATTGAAGAGGAAGATTGGTACAAAATATTTGAAATTAACGTATTGAGCGGTATTCGTCTTTCAAAAAAACTTTTACCGCAAATGCTTGAGAAAAAAACAGGAAGAATTATTTTTATCAGCAGTGAATCCGGAGTCAACATTCCGGGAAATATGATTCATTACGGAATGACGAAAGCAGCCATGACAGCCGTGAGTAATGGTTTATCTAAACTCACAATTGGAACTGAGGTTACCGTAAATACAATTCTAGGTGGACCAACTTATTCTGATGGTGTAGCGTCAACCATAGAACAAATCGCATCTATGCAAAACATCGAAACCGAACAAATGAAGAACATCATCATGCAGCAGACCAATCCGCATTCTTTATTACAGCGTTTTATAAATCCAAATGAGATTGCTTCGCTCGCAGTTTATCTTTCAAGTCCTTTAGCTGTAGCAACTAATGGTTCATCATTAAGAGCTGATGGAGGTGTTTTAAAAACGATTTAA
- a CDS encoding response regulator, which yields MSKKIILLADDDTDDTEMFCEALEEINENITCHCAENGSQAWKILNQINEKPQLIFLDLNMPVMNGWDCLKLVKQDSHYKDIPVIMISTSSHKNDIEMASKLGSICYLVKPNSFKDLKQLLLAITSNLGDGLRDALIKLKESGSKHIFMCTGNAD from the coding sequence ATGAGCAAAAAAATAATTTTACTGGCTGACGACGACACAGATGACACCGAAATGTTTTGTGAGGCATTAGAAGAAATAAATGAAAATATTACCTGTCATTGTGCAGAAAATGGAAGTCAGGCGTGGAAGATATTAAATCAGATTAACGAAAAACCACAACTGATTTTCCTGGATCTTAATATGCCGGTTATGAATGGCTGGGATTGTCTTAAGTTAGTAAAACAAGATTCCCATTATAAAGATATACCAGTAATTATGATTTCGACTTCTTCTCATAAAAATGATATCGAAATGGCTTCAAAACTGGGATCCATTTGTTATTTGGTCAAACCCAATAGCTTTAAGGATTTAAAACAATTACTTTTAGCAATCACATCTAATCTTGGAGATGGATTAAGAGACGCTTTGATTAAATTAAAAGAAAGCGGTTCTAAACATATTTTTATGTGTACCGGTAATGCAGATTAA
- a CDS encoding aldo/keto reductase, which produces MKQIKLGNQGLIIPPIGLGCMGMTGFEEGNMYGPADEKEAIHTIHRSLELGGNFLDTADLYGPLKNEQLIAKAIGKERDKYILPTKFGWEIDDSGKVTWAINGSKKYIKKAVERSLKNLNTDYIDLYYMHRLDKNTPIEETVDAMSELVKEGKVKYIGLSEVSSETVEKAHLVHPITAVQSEYSLFERTAEERGVLKTLEELGIGFVAYSPLGRGFLSGQIRSIDDLPENDFRRGIPRFQENYFHKNIDLVKAIEIMAEEKKVTSSQLALAWIISKGIVPIPGTKRRKYVEQNIASANIELSQDELLKLESIVPLGTDTGAPYDEFSMGLLD; this is translated from the coding sequence ATGAAACAGATTAAATTAGGCAATCAGGGATTAATTATTCCTCCAATAGGTTTAGGATGTATGGGAATGACGGGTTTTGAAGAAGGAAATATGTATGGTCCGGCAGATGAAAAAGAAGCAATTCACACCATTCATCGTTCACTTGAACTCGGTGGTAATTTTCTGGATACCGCAGATTTATACGGCCCTTTAAAAAATGAACAGCTTATAGCAAAAGCTATCGGCAAAGAGCGTGATAAGTATATTCTGCCTACAAAATTCGGTTGGGAAATCGACGACAGCGGAAAAGTAACCTGGGCTATAAATGGAAGTAAAAAATACATTAAAAAAGCGGTAGAGCGTTCGCTAAAAAATTTGAACACCGATTACATTGATCTTTATTATATGCACCGTCTCGACAAAAATACTCCTATAGAAGAGACGGTTGATGCTATGAGCGAACTTGTGAAGGAAGGCAAAGTGAAATACATCGGACTTTCGGAAGTATCTTCTGAAACTGTTGAAAAAGCGCACCTTGTTCATCCAATCACAGCTGTTCAAAGCGAATATTCTTTATTTGAAAGAACTGCAGAAGAAAGAGGGGTATTAAAAACACTCGAAGAATTGGGAATCGGTTTTGTGGCCTATTCTCCACTAGGACGAGGATTTTTATCCGGACAAATCCGTTCAATCGATGATCTTCCTGAAAATGATTTCCGTAGAGGAATTCCACGCTTTCAGGAAAACTATTTCCATAAAAATATTGATCTGGTAAAAGCAATTGAAATAATGGCTGAAGAAAAAAAGGTAACTTCTTCTCAGCTGGCTCTGGCATGGATTATCAGTAAAGGAATTGTACCGATTCCGGGAACCAAACGCAGAAAATATGTGGAACAAAACATAGCTTCCGCAAATATAGAATTGAGCCAGGATGAGCTTTTAAAACTGGAAAGTATCGTACCTTTAGGCACAGATACCGGAGCTCCGTACGATGAATTCAGTATGGGATTACTAGATTAA
- a CDS encoding TetR/AcrR family transcriptional regulator → MRGRPTIYEDSNIIKKAQEVFWQKGYSATSLSDLQKATGAGAGSFYNTFKGGKKEVFQKAVQERRLAFTSFQNELSNSESPLELIKDFFRSIAKADQNEHLKGCIIANTVVEMTFIDEDLESSAVQILKEVEQMFTEVIKSEQLKGTIKTKTAPEILGKYLITFWCGLNTLRRMYPDENVLKYQIEMQLAVIS, encoded by the coding sequence ATGAGAGGAAGACCAACCATTTATGAAGATTCTAATATCATAAAAAAAGCACAGGAAGTTTTTTGGCAGAAAGGGTATAGTGCAACCTCATTAAGTGATTTACAAAAGGCAACCGGTGCGGGCGCCGGAAGCTTTTATAATACTTTTAAAGGAGGAAAAAAAGAAGTCTTTCAGAAAGCTGTTCAGGAACGTCGGCTGGCTTTCACTTCATTTCAAAATGAATTAAGCAATAGCGAATCTCCATTAGAATTAATAAAAGATTTTTTCAGAAGCATTGCAAAAGCGGATCAAAACGAACATTTAAAAGGATGTATAATTGCCAATACTGTTGTCGAAATGACTTTTATCGATGAAGATCTCGAATCCAGCGCTGTTCAGATTTTAAAAGAGGTTGAACAAATGTTTACCGAAGTGATAAAATCGGAACAGCTAAAAGGAACTATAAAAACAAAAACTGCTCCCGAAATTCTGGGAAAATACCTCATCACATTTTGGTGCGGACTCAATACACTCCGAAGAATGTATCCCGACGAAAATGTCCTAAAATATCAAATCGAAATGCAATTAGCTGTTATCAGCTAA
- a CDS encoding helix-turn-helix domain-containing protein: MNTITSVSAFHRLLSLPEPKHPMVSVINLSESIFLEDEIWKGFVNKFYCVALKREAKGKIRYGQGHYDYDKGVLSFTAPNQVQYLDFHTMECGAGYLLIFHEDFLLKHPLAERIFDFGFFSYAVNEALHLSEQEEKYLIEIMDRIDKECQHIDRHTQDIILSQIDLLLNYSSRFYERQFLTRKNNSHALLTKFERFINDYYNNDTVEKSLLSVSLIADALNLSPNYLSDFLKIHTGRNTKEHIYEKLTNKAKEKLSATTLSVSEIAYDLGFEHPQSFCTFFKKRTHMAPLEFREKIKNN, encoded by the coding sequence ATGAACACGATTACATCTGTATCTGCTTTTCACCGATTACTTTCGCTTCCAGAACCGAAACACCCAATGGTAAGTGTCATTAATTTATCTGAAAGTATTTTTCTGGAAGATGAAATTTGGAAAGGTTTTGTCAATAAATTTTATTGTGTCGCTTTAAAGAGAGAGGCGAAAGGGAAAATTAGGTATGGTCAGGGACATTATGATTATGACAAAGGCGTACTCAGTTTTACTGCACCCAATCAGGTGCAGTATCTGGATTTTCATACTATGGAATGCGGAGCAGGTTATTTGTTAATATTTCATGAAGATTTTCTTTTAAAACATCCGCTGGCAGAGAGAATCTTTGATTTTGGTTTTTTCTCTTATGCCGTAAATGAAGCCTTGCATTTATCTGAACAGGAAGAAAAATATCTCATCGAAATCATGGATAGAATTGACAAAGAATGCCAGCATATTGACCGTCATACTCAGGATATCATCTTATCGCAGATCGATTTACTTCTAAATTATTCAAGCCGATTCTACGAAAGACAATTTCTAACGAGAAAAAACAATAGTCATGCACTACTTACAAAATTTGAAAGATTTATCAATGATTATTACAATAATGATACAGTAGAAAAAAGTCTTCTAAGCGTCAGTTTAATTGCCGATGCCTTAAACCTTTCTCCCAATTATCTTAGCGACTTCCTGAAAATTCATACCGGCCGAAATACTAAAGAACATATTTACGAAAAGCTTACCAATAAGGCCAAAGAGAAATTATCGGCAACTACTTTGTCCGTTAGTGAAATTGCTTATGATCTTGGTTTTGAACATCCGCAATCCTTCTGTACGTTTTTTAAAAAAAGAACGCACATGGCTCCTCTTGAATTTCGTGAAAAAATTAAAAATAATTAG
- a CDS encoding VOC family protein, producing the protein MKTQYKSNQKVQTSAIALLNLFFFFSASDKAVAQNNAGILGIDHVGINVPDLNQAIPFFSDVLGFTPVTQLGPIPLDANWKEANHINPNTGAVTIKMINAGTGASIEVFSYADNKGSKAHPNSDDIGASHIAFYTSDINESVKYLKSKGVKILGEPFLTPSGDTAGESWVYFETPWGSKMELVSYPDGKGYEKSNPKTVLWSPKNSSVKKTSDKDFDVKRNTEIIENHLKIWNEKDETKRTSLLNQFYASDVEMVDRHFIARGQKEISKFIVELQQKNPDFRFSAKSLETNHNIVRLYWQFGSKAKPAVVSGMDLFVIENGKVQKLYVFVDGKK; encoded by the coding sequence ATGAAAACACAATATAAATCAAATCAAAAAGTACAAACTTCAGCAATCGCTTTATTAAATCTATTCTTTTTCTTTTCAGCTTCTGATAAAGCTGTTGCTCAAAATAATGCTGGAATTTTAGGAATTGATCATGTTGGTATTAACGTACCTGATCTCAATCAGGCGATACCATTTTTTAGCGATGTTTTAGGTTTTACGCCTGTGACACAACTTGGGCCAATACCATTGGATGCCAATTGGAAAGAAGCTAATCATATCAATCCGAATACAGGAGCCGTAACAATAAAGATGATAAATGCCGGTACTGGCGCCAGTATTGAAGTTTTTAGTTACGCCGATAATAAAGGCAGTAAAGCCCATCCGAATTCTGATGACATAGGAGCTTCGCATATTGCTTTTTATACATCGGATATAAATGAATCCGTAAAATATCTAAAAAGTAAAGGTGTAAAAATATTAGGAGAACCATTTTTGACACCGTCAGGAGACACTGCAGGTGAATCATGGGTTTATTTTGAAACGCCTTGGGGATCTAAAATGGAATTGGTTTCGTATCCAGATGGAAAAGGATATGAAAAATCGAATCCGAAAACAGTTTTATGGTCGCCAAAAAATAGTTCTGTCAAAAAAACATCAGACAAAGATTTTGATGTTAAAAGAAATACAGAAATAATCGAAAATCATTTGAAAATCTGGAATGAAAAAGATGAAACTAAAAGAACTTCTTTATTGAATCAATTTTATGCTTCTGATGTTGAGATGGTAGACCGTCATTTCATAGCAAGAGGGCAGAAGGAAATTAGCAAATTTATTGTAGAGCTTCAGCAAAAAAATCCTGATTTCAGGTTTAGTGCTAAATCATTAGAAACAAATCATAATATAGTGCGTTTGTACTGGCAGTTTGGTTCAAAAGCAAAACCAGCTGTGGTTTCCGGAATGGATTTGTTTGTAATTGAAAACGGGAAAGTGCAGAAATTGTATGTTTTTGTTGATGGGAAAAAATAA
- a CDS encoding PAS domain-containing sensor histidine kinase codes for MELTENQDLFQAIFDSTANGITVIRPVYNEEREINDFSILFLNSHVLKQLDDLYYKGRLYSEVFPGIKENGILEKFINTAETGISTDFECKYTSNGLKFWFRFAAVKKDELLVITSENLTKKKKTEIALKSALETAEKQTRFYHSITNTTPDLVYVFDLSYKFTYANKALLAMWGKSAEDAIGKGLRDNGYEEWHAAMHEKEIDEVVASKKTIRGTVSFPHAELGSRVYDYIFAPVFNEDGEVEAIAGTTRDITEIKQAEEQQLLASRKIEESEATLRSMIDQTPSPTLVLMGDDLVIKQINKHMLAMIGRGEEIIGMPLIDVLPELRGQYVWTQVQNVYNEGMPFDQSEVLVQHNRTGVMRDYYYNLAYRPLIEDGKITGMIQVAVDVTEQVVARKKMEESENRFRVLVNASSDFVYRMNADWTVMRNLEGIDLQSDEGDVVFNWIDKFIYIEDQQKALKLITDAIENKKIFEMEHRALKPDGTLGWTFSRAIPILDDQNNIIEWFGAAGDISSQKEVQQIIKDSEEKFRQLADLVPQVIWTAKPDGYVDYYNKRWYEYTGLDEEKFGDESWVPMLHRDDVLPVLEAWYISVQNGSSYQLEFRLENKNTGLYRWFLSKAVPIRDKTGVIVRWFGTCTDIHEQKTITEKLESLVADRTKELQRSNEDLQQFAHVASHDLKEPVRKIKTFTSRLEEHLEGNLDESAARFIGRIHVAADRMFNMIDGVLMYSKINANLQKATLVDLNDVLKNIETDLEVSLQNTKGEIHYNDLPKLEGASVLLYQLFYNLINNSIKFAKNGVPPKITISSKIIMENQKVIALMTVEDNGIGFENEQSAQIFETFTRLNSKDVYEGTGLGLSLCKKIVERHGGSITAVGRPYAGAVFTIKLPLKQQEMGI; via the coding sequence ATGGAGTTAACAGAAAATCAAGATTTATTTCAAGCCATTTTTGACTCTACAGCCAACGGTATTACCGTCATAAGACCTGTGTATAATGAGGAACGAGAAATAAACGATTTTTCGATTTTGTTTTTAAATTCTCATGTTTTAAAACAGCTTGACGATCTATATTATAAAGGCAGACTGTATAGTGAAGTTTTTCCCGGGATAAAAGAAAACGGTATTCTTGAAAAATTTATTAATACTGCAGAAACTGGTATTTCAACCGATTTTGAATGTAAATATACTTCAAATGGTTTGAAATTCTGGTTTAGGTTTGCAGCCGTAAAAAAGGATGAATTACTGGTTATTACTTCAGAAAACCTGACTAAAAAGAAAAAGACAGAGATAGCGCTGAAAAGTGCTTTAGAAACTGCAGAAAAACAAACGCGATTTTATCATTCAATTACCAATACAACGCCTGATTTGGTATATGTTTTTGATCTTTCCTATAAATTTACTTACGCCAATAAGGCACTCCTGGCCATGTGGGGAAAATCTGCTGAAGATGCTATTGGTAAAGGTTTGAGAGATAACGGATATGAAGAATGGCATGCAGCAATGCATGAAAAAGAAATAGATGAAGTAGTCGCTTCAAAAAAAACAATTAGAGGTACAGTTTCTTTTCCACATGCTGAATTAGGAAGCAGAGTTTACGACTATATTTTTGCTCCGGTTTTTAATGAAGACGGCGAAGTAGAAGCAATTGCAGGAACTACTCGTGATATAACAGAAATAAAACAAGCAGAAGAACAACAACTTTTAGCAAGCAGAAAAATTGAAGAAAGTGAAGCGACTTTAAGATCAATGATCGACCAAACTCCGTCTCCTACACTGGTATTAATGGGAGATGATTTGGTTATCAAGCAGATCAATAAACACATGCTTGCCATGATTGGGCGAGGAGAAGAGATCATTGGAATGCCATTGATTGATGTTTTGCCTGAATTGAGAGGACAATATGTTTGGACTCAGGTTCAGAATGTGTATAATGAAGGAATGCCCTTTGACCAAAGCGAAGTTCTCGTACAGCATAACCGAACAGGAGTAATGCGGGACTATTACTATAATCTGGCTTATCGTCCATTGATTGAAGATGGAAAGATAACTGGAATGATTCAAGTAGCTGTTGATGTTACGGAACAGGTCGTGGCGCGTAAAAAAATGGAAGAGAGTGAAAATCGTTTCCGTGTTTTGGTTAATGCTTCATCTGATTTTGTGTATCGAATGAATGCCGATTGGACCGTAATGCGTAATCTGGAAGGTATTGATTTACAATCAGATGAGGGAGATGTTGTTTTTAACTGGATTGATAAGTTCATCTATATCGAAGATCAGCAAAAAGCTTTAAAACTTATTACTGATGCTATTGAAAATAAAAAAATATTTGAAATGGAACATCGGGCTTTAAAACCGGATGGAACTTTGGGCTGGACATTTTCAAGAGCAATACCAATATTAGACGATCAAAATAATATTATTGAGTGGTTTGGCGCTGCCGGTGATATTTCTTCTCAAAAAGAGGTACAGCAAATTATTAAAGACAGTGAAGAAAAATTCCGCCAGCTGGCAGATTTGGTACCGCAGGTAATCTGGACGGCAAAACCAGATGGTTATGTAGATTACTACAATAAGCGTTGGTACGAATATACAGGACTGGATGAAGAAAAGTTTGGAGATGAAAGCTGGGTTCCAATGCTGCATCGCGACGATGTATTACCTGTTTTGGAAGCTTGGTATATAAGTGTTCAGAATGGAAGTAGTTACCAATTAGAATTTAGATTAGAAAATAAAAATACAGGTTTGTACCGCTGGTTTTTAAGTAAAGCTGTTCCTATACGAGATAAAACGGGAGTTATTGTAAGGTGGTTTGGTACTTGTACAGACATACACGAACAAAAAACAATAACCGAAAAATTAGAAAGTCTCGTAGCAGACAGAACCAAAGAATTACAGCGTTCTAATGAAGATTTACAACAGTTCGCTCACGTTGCTTCTCACGATTTAAAAGAGCCTGTAAGAAAGATTAAAACTTTCACAAGCAGACTGGAGGAACATCTTGAAGGAAATCTGGATGAATCTGCTGCCAGATTTATTGGGAGAATCCACGTTGCCGCAGATCGTATGTTTAATATGATTGACGGTGTATTGATGTATTCTAAGATTAATGCCAATTTACAGAAAGCAACATTAGTCGATCTTAATGATGTTTTAAAAAATATTGAAACCGATTTAGAAGTCTCTTTACAGAATACAAAAGGAGAGATTCATTATAATGACTTACCAAAACTGGAAGGAGCTTCAGTATTGTTATATCAGCTTTTTTATAATTTGATTAATAATTCTATTAAATTTGCTAAAAACGGAGTACCGCCTAAGATTACAATATCCTCAAAAATAATAATGGAGAATCAAAAAGTGATTGCTCTAATGACGGTTGAGGATAACGGAATTGGTTTTGAAAATGAGCAATCTGCACAAATTTTTGAAACTTTTACAAGGCTTAATTCTAAAGATGTTTACGAAGGAACAGGTTTAGGATTATCACTTTGTAAAAAAATAGTAGAACGGCACGGTGGAAGTATTACAGCAGTTGGAAGACCATATGCAGGAGCTGTCTTTACCATAAAACTCCCTCTGAAACAACAAGAAATGGGCATTTAA